One region of Chlorogloeopsis sp. ULAP01 genomic DNA includes:
- the mnmH gene encoding tRNA 2-selenouridine(34) synthase MnmH produces MPPVITYTQQPWKETYSEIIDVRSSSEFAEDHIPGAINLPVLNDAERAQVGTIYKQVNPFEARKIGAALVAKNISLHLNEHFADKPKNYHPLVYCWRGGQRSLSMASVLNQIGWRVTLLEGGYRTYRAYVRQQIEQLPETFTYQVLCGLTGSGKTHVLHQMRDRGAQILDLEALANHRGSLLGEEWQGKLTPQPSQKYFETLLLQQLQSFNLHQPVWVESESFKIGKLYLPQSLWKKMKQSSCVEIYLPITARVQFLLQEYQHLEKYPEVLKAKLEKLKPCCGWKKLNEWYQFIDNGNLREFVRDILECHYDPTYTKSIQRDFSKVKRVLSIPDLSDSSINNLLDFLLSSNISGLTLVSSQ; encoded by the coding sequence ATGCCGCCTGTAATTACATACACCCAACAGCCTTGGAAAGAAACCTACAGTGAAATTATTGACGTTCGCTCCTCCAGTGAATTTGCGGAAGACCATATTCCTGGTGCAATAAATTTACCAGTTCTAAATGATGCCGAACGCGCCCAAGTAGGAACAATATACAAACAAGTTAACCCCTTTGAAGCCAGAAAAATCGGCGCGGCTTTGGTAGCAAAAAATATCTCTCTCCATCTCAACGAACACTTCGCTGACAAACCAAAGAACTATCATCCCCTTGTATATTGTTGGCGGGGCGGACAGCGTTCTTTGAGTATGGCTTCGGTACTAAATCAAATTGGCTGGCGAGTCACTCTACTCGAAGGTGGCTATAGAACTTATCGCGCTTATGTACGCCAACAAATCGAACAATTGCCAGAAACATTTACCTATCAAGTATTGTGCGGTTTAACTGGTAGTGGCAAGACTCATGTATTACACCAAATGCGCGATCGCGGCGCTCAAATTTTAGATTTAGAAGCTTTGGCTAACCATCGCGGTTCTCTGTTGGGTGAAGAGTGGCAAGGCAAACTTACACCTCAACCATCACAAAAATATTTTGAAACACTGCTACTGCAACAACTACAAAGCTTTAATCTTCATCAGCCAGTGTGGGTAGAATCAGAAAGCTTCAAAATTGGTAAACTCTATTTGCCGCAGTCTTTATGGAAGAAAATGAAACAGAGTAGCTGTGTAGAAATTTACCTTCCTATCACTGCAAGAGTTCAATTTCTCTTACAGGAATATCAGCATTTAGAAAAGTATCCTGAAGTTTTAAAAGCAAAGCTAGAAAAACTAAAACCTTGCTGTGGCTGGAAGAAATTAAATGAATGGTATCAGTTCATTGATAATGGCAATCTGAGAGAATTTGTACGAGATATTCTAGAGTGCCATTACGATCCAACCTACACTAAGTCGATCCAACGTGACTTTAGCAAAGTTAAACGAGTGCTATCTATACCAGATTTATCTGATAGTAGTATCAATAATTTATTGGATTTTTTATTGTCAAGTAATATCTCTGGACTAACACTAGTTTCGTCACAATAA
- a CDS encoding cell division protein SepF, with amino-acid sequence MNNIFSKLRDFVGLNEPVEYEYYEEEPDAETYQNLYQEQNPQQVPPEATTPNRRWREPMATMNPDVATASSKTISNVIGMPGALNGISEVLVLEPRTFEEMPQAIQALRERKSVVLNLTIMDPDQAQRAVDFVAGGTYALDGHQERIGESIFLFTPSCVQVSTQSGVLHEVPQPPLRTPRPASGSGSGNAAWGNEPNRMAQ; translated from the coding sequence ATGAACAATATCTTTTCCAAATTAAGAGACTTCGTAGGTTTAAACGAACCAGTAGAATATGAGTATTATGAAGAAGAACCTGATGCAGAAACTTATCAAAATCTGTATCAAGAACAAAATCCGCAACAAGTACCCCCAGAAGCTACCACTCCAAATCGTCGTTGGCGCGAACCTATGGCTACTATGAATCCTGATGTAGCAACAGCTTCTTCAAAAACAATCAGCAATGTTATTGGTATGCCAGGCGCTCTTAACGGTATTTCAGAAGTATTAGTACTAGAACCACGTACATTTGAAGAAATGCCTCAAGCAATTCAAGCTTTACGAGAGCGCAAATCAGTTGTCTTAAATTTGACAATCATGGATCCAGATCAAGCGCAACGGGCAGTCGATTTTGTCGCAGGTGGTACCTACGCTCTCGACGGACACCAAGAGCGCATCGGTGAAAGTATATTTTTATTCACGCCTAGTTGCGTACAAGTCAGCACCCAGTCAGGTGTTCTACACGAAGTGCCTCAACCTCCACTACGTACTCCGCGTCCAGCCAGTGGAAGTGGCAGTGGCAATGCTGCTTGGGGAAATGAACCTAATCGCATGGCACAATAA
- a CDS encoding RNA helicase, producing MNYSALSPEVDPSSIFPFELDKFQQDAIASLNAGRSVVVCAPTGSGKTLVGEYAIYRALARGKRVFYTTPLKALSNQKLRDFREQFGFDAVGLLTGDASINRDAPILVMTTEIFRNMLYGTPIGQVGISLVDVEAVVLDECHYMNDRQRGTVWEESIIYCPREVQLVALSATVANSEQLTDWLNQVHGPTDLIYSDFRPVPLEFHFGNLKGLFPLLNHEKTQINPRLLKRGKKKEFEKGKGNRRPEAPSINFILSHLQERDMLPAIYFIFSRRGCDKAVAEVGEMWLVNEHEAQQLRRQIDEFLTRNPEAGRSGHIAPLYRGIAAHHAGILPAWKVLVEELFQQGLIKVVFATETLAAGINMPARTTVISSISKRTDTGHRMLTASEFLQMAGRAGRRGMDTVGHVVTLQTPFEGAEHAAALALKKPDPLVSHFTPSYGMVLNLLQIHTLDEARELVERSFGQYLANLHLKPKLQYIEERKAEFSQIQEQIAAIEESEITSYEKLRQRLKVEQKLLKTLQEQAQQGRQEELAMMLSFAVSGTLLSLKGKNITVSKPVTAVIVGKTQGSGQFPYLVCLGTDNRWYVATTADVVDLYGQLPRIDVPANLLPPAEMPLKPGQSRRGNEETAAIAKQIPEPGESLHMPAEVAEQLHRVVALQEQLEAHPLHQAGNAATVFKRKARAVELVSEIEELQAQVEQQSQRHWEEFLSLIEILQYFEGLDNLVPTQLGQVAAAIRGENELWLGLALASGEFDNLDPHHLAASVAALVIETPRPDSKVRFDVSNEVAEALAKLRGIRRKMFQLQRRYDVALPIWLEFELIALVEKWALGMDWNELCENTSLDDGDVVRILRRTLDLLSQIPHVPYLSEALQRNAYRATQLIDRFPVNEVVE from the coding sequence GTGAATTATTCTGCGCTGTCTCCAGAAGTTGATCCCAGTTCTATATTTCCTTTTGAACTGGATAAATTCCAACAAGATGCGATCGCTTCCCTGAATGCTGGACGCTCTGTAGTGGTTTGTGCGCCTACAGGTTCGGGCAAAACTTTAGTGGGAGAATACGCCATCTATCGCGCCCTTGCGCGAGGAAAACGAGTTTTTTACACTACTCCTCTCAAAGCCCTTTCCAATCAAAAATTACGCGACTTTCGCGAACAATTTGGGTTTGATGCAGTCGGATTGTTAACAGGAGATGCCTCCATTAACCGAGATGCGCCGATTTTGGTGATGACTACGGAAATTTTCCGGAATATGCTCTACGGCACCCCCATCGGGCAAGTTGGGATCTCCTTGGTAGATGTGGAGGCAGTGGTGCTAGATGAGTGCCACTACATGAATGATCGCCAACGAGGAACGGTTTGGGAAGAATCTATTATTTATTGTCCTCGCGAAGTACAACTGGTAGCCTTATCAGCCACAGTTGCCAACAGTGAGCAACTTACCGATTGGCTCAATCAAGTTCACGGCCCTACCGATCTCATTTACTCAGATTTTCGCCCTGTTCCGCTAGAGTTTCATTTTGGTAATCTCAAAGGACTATTTCCGCTTTTAAATCACGAAAAAACCCAAATTAACCCCCGCCTCCTCAAGAGGGGAAAAAAGAAAGAGTTTGAAAAAGGTAAAGGTAATCGGAGACCAGAAGCACCTAGTATAAATTTCATCCTCAGTCATCTCCAAGAACGGGATATGCTTCCGGCAATTTACTTTATTTTTAGTCGCCGGGGATGCGATAAAGCGGTGGCGGAAGTGGGTGAAATGTGGTTGGTGAATGAGCATGAAGCCCAGCAGTTGCGGCGGCAAATTGATGAATTTTTAACCCGCAACCCAGAAGCAGGACGCTCAGGACACATCGCTCCCTTGTACAGAGGGATTGCAGCACACCATGCCGGAATTTTGCCTGCCTGGAAAGTGTTGGTAGAAGAACTATTTCAACAGGGACTAATTAAAGTAGTATTTGCTACTGAGACACTGGCGGCAGGAATTAATATGCCTGCTCGTACGACAGTGATTTCTAGCATCTCCAAGCGCACTGACACCGGACACCGGATGTTGACCGCTTCCGAGTTCTTGCAAATGGCAGGAAGAGCCGGGCGTCGGGGTATGGATACAGTGGGTCATGTGGTGACATTGCAAACACCCTTTGAAGGAGCAGAACACGCAGCAGCTTTGGCGCTCAAGAAACCAGATCCTTTGGTGAGCCACTTTACACCAAGTTATGGTATGGTGCTGAATTTATTGCAAATTCATACACTTGATGAAGCCAGAGAACTAGTAGAGCGCAGTTTTGGACAGTATTTAGCCAATTTGCACTTAAAACCAAAACTACAATACATAGAGGAACGAAAAGCAGAATTTAGCCAAATTCAGGAGCAAATCGCTGCCATTGAAGAAAGTGAAATTACTAGCTATGAGAAATTGCGACAACGCCTGAAGGTCGAACAAAAATTACTAAAAACATTGCAAGAACAAGCTCAACAAGGCCGACAAGAAGAATTGGCAATGATGTTGAGTTTTGCCGTTTCGGGAACATTGCTGAGTCTCAAAGGTAAAAATATTACAGTATCTAAGCCTGTAACCGCAGTTATAGTCGGAAAAACCCAAGGTTCCGGTCAATTTCCCTACTTAGTATGTTTGGGAACAGATAATCGTTGGTATGTAGCGACAACGGCAGATGTAGTAGATTTGTATGGACAATTGCCGCGAATTGATGTACCTGCTAACTTGCTACCACCTGCCGAAATGCCCTTGAAACCGGGACAATCGCGTCGCGGTAACGAAGAAACGGCAGCGATCGCTAAACAAATTCCCGAACCAGGCGAGTCTTTACATATGCCTGCGGAAGTAGCAGAACAACTTCATCGCGTTGTCGCTTTGCAAGAACAATTAGAGGCTCATCCTCTACACCAAGCGGGTAATGCTGCTACAGTATTCAAACGCAAAGCACGGGCTGTTGAACTAGTATCTGAAATCGAAGAGTTGCAAGCGCAAGTAGAGCAACAATCTCAACGTCATTGGGAAGAATTTCTCAGTTTAATTGAAATTTTGCAGTACTTTGAAGGTCTTGACAATCTTGTGCCAACACAATTAGGGCAAGTTGCAGCTGCAATTCGGGGTGAAAATGAATTGTGGCTGGGTTTAGCATTGGCAAGCGGGGAATTTGACAATCTCGATCCGCATCACTTAGCAGCATCTGTTGCGGCTTTAGTCATAGAAACCCCACGTCCAGACAGCAAAGTACGTTTCGATGTCAGTAATGAAGTAGCAGAAGCCTTAGCAAAATTGCGAGGAATTCGCCGCAAAATGTTTCAACTGCAACGTCGATATGATGTGGCTTTACCTATTTGGTTGGAATTTGAACTAATTGCTCTAGTAGAAAAATGGGCGTTAGGAATGGATTGGAACGAACTCTGTGAAAATACTAGTTTGGATGATGGCGATGTAGTGCGAATTTTACGTCGAACTTTAGATTTACTATCGCAAATTCCCCACGTACCTTACTTGTCAGAAGCTTTGCAGCGCAACGCTTACCGTGCTACACAGTTAATTGACAGGTTCCCAGTCAATGAAGTAGTTGAATAG
- the rfbD gene encoding dTDP-4-dehydrorhamnose reductase translates to MSKLILLIGSNGQVGKELQQTLEPYGNILAIARPAIDFSQPDTLRQVIREKQPQIIINAAAYTAVDQAESEPALAQVINATASGILAEEAQKQGAFLIHISTDYVFDGNNCRPYQETDATNPLSVYGKTKLAGEQAIVQANSHYLILRTAWVYGSFGKSNFVKTMLRLGAQREEIRVVADQIGSPTWARDIAETITQLIPKLNSEIVGVYHYTNSGVASWYDFAVAIFEEAQQLGFPLKVQRIIPITTLEYPTPACRPAYSVLACTKIAAILGTHAPHWRQRLRKMLKDWGLGTSD, encoded by the coding sequence ATGAGTAAATTGATCCTGCTTATCGGCAGCAACGGTCAAGTAGGTAAAGAACTACAACAAACTCTCGAACCATATGGAAATATATTAGCGATCGCACGACCTGCGATAGACTTCAGTCAGCCCGATACACTGCGTCAGGTAATTAGAGAAAAACAACCCCAAATTATCATCAATGCTGCCGCTTATACAGCTGTTGATCAAGCCGAAAGCGAACCTGCACTAGCTCAAGTTATTAATGCGACAGCATCGGGGATTCTTGCAGAAGAAGCCCAAAAACAAGGGGCTTTCCTTATTCATATATCTACCGATTATGTTTTTGATGGCAATAATTGCCGTCCTTATCAAGAAACTGATGCAACTAATCCTTTAAGTGTGTACGGAAAAACCAAACTGGCGGGAGAACAAGCTATTGTCCAGGCTAATAGTCATTATCTCATCCTGCGCACAGCTTGGGTTTACGGGTCTTTTGGCAAAAGCAATTTTGTCAAAACCATGTTGCGGTTAGGAGCACAAAGGGAAGAAATTCGCGTTGTTGCCGATCAAATTGGCAGCCCCACTTGGGCAAGAGATATTGCAGAAACTATAACCCAGTTAATTCCCAAGTTGAATTCAGAAATTGTCGGCGTCTATCACTATACAAATAGTGGTGTTGCTAGTTGGTACGACTTTGCTGTTGCCATTTTTGAAGAAGCTCAACAACTTGGTTTTCCCTTGAAAGTTCAGCGTATTATTCCGATCACAACTTTGGAATATCCCACTCCGGCTTGTCGCCCTGCCTATTCCGTTCTTGCTTGTACTAAAATAGCTGCAATTTTAGGAACTCATGCGCCACATTGGCGACAAAGACTTAGAAAGATGCTAAAAGATTGGGGACTGGGGACTAGTGACTAG
- a CDS encoding YggS family pyridoxal phosphate-dependent enzyme: MSSSISERIANVKAHLPPSVRLIAVTKQVPTDAIRAAYAGGIRDFGENRIQEAIAKQAELQDLSDVTWHFIGHLQSNKAKKALENFSWLHSVDNLKLAGRLNELAQQLGVSPHVCLQVKILPDPNKSGWSVPELFADLLTLNQYKNLQIQGLMTIPPLGLKDVEILDVFNRTHELAQEINEQKCSHIHIDQLSMGMSGDYQLAVQAGATMVRLGTILFGERPT; this comes from the coding sequence ATGAGTAGTTCGATTAGCGAACGTATTGCTAATGTTAAAGCACACTTACCACCATCAGTTCGATTAATTGCAGTTACTAAGCAAGTACCAACTGATGCAATTCGTGCTGCCTATGCAGGAGGAATTCGAGATTTTGGTGAAAATCGCATTCAAGAAGCGATCGCCAAACAAGCTGAGTTACAAGACTTGTCTGATGTTACTTGGCACTTTATCGGGCATTTACAAAGCAACAAAGCCAAAAAAGCCTTAGAAAATTTTAGCTGGCTTCACTCAGTGGACAACTTGAAGTTGGCGGGGCGCTTAAACGAACTAGCACAACAGCTAGGTGTGTCTCCTCATGTGTGCTTGCAAGTAAAAATTCTTCCCGATCCCAACAAATCGGGTTGGAGCGTACCTGAACTTTTTGCTGACTTACTAACGCTAAATCAATACAAAAATTTACAGATCCAAGGGTTAATGACGATTCCGCCATTAGGGTTGAAGGATGTGGAGATTTTAGATGTATTTAACCGCACCCACGAATTAGCACAAGAAATTAACGAACAGAAATGTTCTCACATTCACATCGATCAACTTTCTATGGGAATGTCAGGTGACTACCAGCTAGCAGTACAAGCAGGCGCAACAATGGTACGTTTGGGAACGATCTTGTTTGGAGAACGCCCTACGTAA
- the pipX gene encoding transcriptional coactivator PipX — MNPESSETYINHPTWGLLYRICMVDDRQELFTTLYAQRLFFLVANDAKGLKFQPIGRTEARMLLENRLRNLRRTGQSHEYDQLQSIFQRTFQ; from the coding sequence ATGAATCCAGAAAGCTCAGAAACTTACATAAATCATCCAACTTGGGGTTTACTCTATAGAATCTGTATGGTGGATGATCGACAGGAATTATTCACTACACTGTATGCTCAACGCCTATTTTTTTTGGTAGCAAATGATGCTAAAGGGTTAAAGTTTCAGCCCATAGGACGTACTGAGGCAAGGATGTTGTTGGAAAACCGCTTACGGAATTTACGCCGCACCGGACAAAGCCACGAGTACGATCAGCTTCAGAGTATTTTTCAACGCACCTTCCAATGA
- the rfbC gene encoding dTDP-4-dehydrorhamnose 3,5-epimerase: MNVISTKIPDVLIIESKIFQDERGFFFESYNRQKFSDVTGHIVNFVQDNHSRSQQNVLRGLHYQIEQAQGKLVRVIIGSIFDVAVDIRKSSPTFGQWVGCELNAQNKRQLWVPPGFAHGFVVLSEVAEVLYKTTDYYAPHYERCILWDDPHLAIDWHLSAEPILSAKDKAGKSFKEAEVFT, from the coding sequence ATGAATGTTATCTCTACAAAAATTCCCGACGTACTCATTATTGAATCTAAAATCTTTCAAGATGAGCGGGGTTTTTTCTTTGAAAGTTATAATCGTCAAAAGTTTAGTGATGTAACTGGTCATATAGTTAACTTTGTTCAAGACAATCATTCCCGCTCTCAACAAAATGTTTTGCGAGGATTACACTACCAAATTGAACAAGCACAAGGCAAATTAGTTAGAGTCATTATTGGTAGTATATTTGACGTAGCGGTAGATATTAGGAAAAGCTCTCCTACCTTTGGTCAATGGGTGGGTTGCGAACTTAACGCCCAGAACAAACGCCAACTTTGGGTACCACCAGGCTTTGCCCACGGCTTTGTTGTCCTTTCAGAAGTTGCCGAAGTCCTTTACAAAACCACAGACTACTACGCTCCCCACTATGAAAGGTGCATTCTTTGGGATGATCCCCACTTAGCCATAGACTGGCATCTTAGCGCAGAACCAATCTTATCTGCAAAAGATAAAGCAGGTAAGTCTTTCAAAGAAGCTGAGGTATTTACTTAG
- a CDS encoding Nif11-like leader peptide family natural product precursor, with amino-acid sequence MSQASVKEFLATAKQDDAIRQQLKSAMTVHGCIKVAQDSGYDFTAEELQSQLNEMSEEEVAEIVNPGVAPRRHIQPQ; translated from the coding sequence ATGTCTCAAGCAAGTGTGAAAGAATTTTTAGCAACCGCTAAACAAGACGACGCCATCAGGCAACAACTCAAATCCGCAATGACTGTTCATGGCTGCATTAAAGTTGCTCAAGACAGTGGTTATGACTTCACAGCCGAAGAATTACAATCTCAACTCAATGAAATGTCCGAAGAAGAAGTGGCAGAAATTGTCAATCCCGGTGTCGCTCCTCGTCGGCATATTCAACCCCAATAA
- the proC gene encoding pyrroline-5-carboxylate reductase gives MTTKFGLIGGGVMGEALLSRLIDRGIYQASEVIVSEPQPARANFLAQQYNVAVTADNCQAFMQATEVVCLAVKPQVFSAIAQELADVIDKRHKPLVVSILAGVPLSHLEAAFPQMPVIRAMPNTPATVGAGMTAITPGAYTHANHLQTAWQLFSAVGEVVEVPETLMDAVTGLSGSGPAYVALMVEALADGGVAAGLPRAIANQLALQTVLGTAQLLHETKLHPAELKDRVTSPGGTTIAGIAQLEKAAFRSALIEAVKAATMRSHELGK, from the coding sequence ATGACTACTAAGTTTGGCTTAATTGGTGGCGGGGTAATGGGAGAAGCGCTCTTATCCCGCCTTATTGATCGAGGAATTTATCAAGCATCAGAGGTTATAGTCAGCGAACCACAGCCCGCGCGAGCGAACTTTTTAGCCCAGCAGTACAATGTGGCGGTAACAGCTGATAACTGCCAAGCTTTTATGCAAGCAACGGAAGTTGTTTGTTTGGCAGTCAAGCCTCAAGTATTCAGCGCGATCGCCCAAGAATTAGCAGACGTGATCGACAAAAGACATAAGCCCTTAGTAGTTTCCATTTTGGCGGGTGTACCTTTAAGTCATCTCGAAGCAGCTTTTCCTCAAATGCCAGTGATTCGAGCCATGCCTAATACCCCAGCAACGGTAGGGGCGGGCATGACTGCTATTACACCAGGTGCTTATACCCATGCCAATCATTTACAAACAGCATGGCAATTGTTTTCAGCAGTAGGCGAAGTTGTAGAAGTTCCCGAAACACTGATGGATGCAGTGACAGGATTATCGGGAAGTGGCCCCGCCTATGTAGCACTAATGGTAGAAGCTCTTGCTGATGGTGGAGTTGCAGCAGGTTTGCCCAGAGCGATCGCCAATCAACTTGCTCTACAAACCGTACTCGGCACAGCCCAGTTACTACATGAAACCAAACTCCATCCCGCAGAACTTAAAGATCGCGTTACCAGCCCTGGTGGTACAACAATTGCCGGCATTGCTCAATTAGAAAAAGCAGCATTCCGTTCAGCTTTAATTGAAGCAGTCAAAGCTGCCACAATGCGATCGCACGAATTGGGGAAGTAG
- a CDS encoding anthranilate synthase component I, whose translation MTMAWYWRSLPLKHRTGSDIFASLFCNIDTSKIATLLESPYLTPTDNPHIGRYSICAGNPRCVKGHLQMWTPPLGEILPFLNQLLEKRGQGTGRLFFPPSPTPPLPPSSPLPFTGGWLGWLGYDVAWEIEQLPYTKSDFLPFPVAFWYEPEHFAVLDHWDQVLWLAASDEAGLDELEMRLEKGIGDRGQGIGDRKQGDVINNFFPSFSSFQTSQAEYKAAVNCAKKYIQAGDIFQANLSLRFEAQTNASGWEIYRALQQINPSPFACYFKTPWGDIISCSPERLVQSEKYRDKRFSVSTRPIAGTRSRGITPEEDQLLAAELLSNTKERAEHIMLVDLERNDLGRVCEWGSVSVDELLTIERYSHVMHLVSNIKGTLKSDLNAVDLIRAMFPGGTITGCPKVRCMEIIEELEPVRRSLFYGSCGYLDWQGNLDLNILIRTLLLAPTSTFNTVWGQVGAGIVADSDPTREWHESLHKAQAQLKALAKVLSR comes from the coding sequence ATGACAATGGCTTGGTATTGGCGATCGCTACCACTTAAACATCGTACTGGTTCTGATATTTTCGCCTCTCTATTTTGTAATATTGATACATCTAAAATAGCAACTTTACTAGAAAGTCCTTACCTTACACCCACAGATAATCCCCATATAGGGAGATATTCAATATGTGCAGGTAATCCCAGATGTGTGAAAGGACACCTCCAAATGTGGACACCACCACTAGGTGAAATTTTACCCTTCTTAAATCAATTGCTGGAAAAAAGGGGACAGGGAACAGGAAGATTATTTTTCCCCCCCTCTCCCACTCCCCCACTCCCCCCCTCCTCTCCTCTTCCCTTCACTGGTGGTTGGCTGGGTTGGCTAGGCTATGACGTTGCTTGGGAAATAGAACAGCTACCTTACACCAAATCTGATTTCTTGCCATTTCCAGTCGCTTTTTGGTATGAGCCGGAGCATTTTGCCGTTTTAGATCACTGGGATCAAGTTTTATGGCTAGCTGCCAGTGATGAAGCTGGGCTGGATGAGTTGGAGATGAGGTTGGAGAAAGGGATAGGGGATAGGGGACAGGGAATAGGGGACAGGAAACAGGGGGATGTGATTAATAATTTCTTCCCATCTTTTTCAAGTTTCCAAACTTCTCAAGCGGAATACAAAGCAGCAGTTAACTGTGCGAAAAAATACATTCAAGCTGGCGATATCTTTCAGGCTAATCTTTCGCTCAGGTTTGAAGCACAAACAAATGCTTCCGGATGGGAAATTTATCGCGCGCTACAGCAGATTAATCCTTCTCCTTTTGCTTGTTATTTCAAGACGCCTTGGGGAGATATAATTAGCTGTTCACCTGAGAGATTGGTACAATCGGAAAAATATAGAGATAAAAGATTTAGCGTCTCTACAAGGCCGATCGCTGGGACGCGATCGCGCGGGATAACACCAGAAGAAGATCAACTACTCGCAGCAGAATTACTTAGCAATACCAAAGAACGTGCCGAACACATCATGCTCGTAGACTTAGAGCGTAATGATCTAGGAAGGGTATGTGAATGGGGAAGTGTAAGCGTTGATGAATTGCTGACAATTGAGCGATATAGCCACGTTATGCATCTTGTCAGTAACATCAAAGGTACTTTAAAAAGTGACCTCAATGCTGTTGATTTAATTCGCGCGATGTTTCCTGGCGGCACAATTACAGGTTGCCCAAAAGTCCGGTGCATGGAAATTATTGAAGAATTAGAACCAGTGCGCCGTAGCTTGTTCTACGGTTCCTGTGGTTATTTAGATTGGCAAGGTAACTTAGACTTGAATATCTTGATCCGGACTTTGCTACTTGCTCCTACTTCTACTTTCAACACTGTATGGGGGCAAGTGGGAGCGGGAATTGTCGCAGACAGCGATCCCACCAGAGAATGGCATGAATCTCTGCACAAAGCCCAAGCACAACTCAAGGCTCTAGCAAAGGTTTTAAGTAGATAA
- a CDS encoding pirin family protein, whose protein sequence is MTFNTATHVIHNRNARGRTQIGWLDSYHTFSFGGFYDPSRMGFRSLRVINDDRVAPGAGFATHGHKDMEIFTYVLEGALEHKDSLGNGSVIRPGEAQIMSAGTGILHSEFNHSQIEPVHFLQVWILPNEQRLQPRYDQKAFPIEERRGNLRLIASKDGRDGAVKVFQDVDLYTSVLEAGDVVNYHLLSDRYGWLQIAQGEVKLNGEELKAGDGVQMNGEEQLEISADVGAELLLFDLG, encoded by the coding sequence ATGACTTTCAATACCGCAACTCACGTAATTCACAACCGAAATGCACGCGGTCGTACTCAAATAGGTTGGCTCGATAGTTACCACACTTTTTCCTTCGGTGGTTTTTACGATCCAAGCCGGATGGGATTTCGTTCCTTGCGTGTAATAAATGATGACCGTGTTGCTCCTGGCGCTGGTTTTGCAACTCACGGACATAAAGACATGGAAATTTTTACCTACGTGCTTGAAGGCGCTCTAGAGCATAAAGACAGCTTGGGTAACGGTTCGGTAATTCGTCCAGGAGAAGCACAAATCATGAGTGCTGGTACTGGTATTTTACACAGCGAATTTAATCATTCTCAAATCGAACCCGTCCATTTTCTACAAGTTTGGATTCTTCCTAACGAACAAAGACTGCAACCAAGGTACGATCAAAAAGCTTTTCCAATCGAAGAAAGGCGTGGTAATTTACGCTTAATTGCTTCCAAAGATGGACGCGATGGTGCAGTGAAAGTTTTCCAGGATGTTGATTTGTACACATCTGTTTTGGAAGCTGGTGATGTTGTTAATTATCATCTTTTGAGCGATCGCTACGGTTGGCTGCAAATTGCTCAAGGCGAAGTCAAGCTTAATGGTGAAGAACTCAAAGCCGGAGATGGAGTGCAAATGAATGGAGAAGAGCAACTTGAAATTAGCGCAGATGTGGGTGCAGAACTCTTGCTGTTCGATTTGGGTTAA